One genomic window of Phycisphaerales bacterium includes the following:
- a CDS encoding DUF2256 and DUF3253 domain-containing protein → MKRDDLPTKICETCGRTFAWRKKWERSWEDVRYCSDLCRREKPGDLDARLEAAILELLSKRDRGATICPSEAARAVEPDDWKPLMERTRRAARRLVRQRKLSITKGGKIVDPDDARGPIRLRLAS, encoded by the coding sequence GTGAAGCGCGACGACCTGCCGACCAAGATCTGCGAGACCTGCGGGCGCACGTTCGCGTGGCGCAAGAAGTGGGAACGCTCCTGGGAAGACGTCCGTTATTGCTCCGACCTGTGCCGCCGCGAGAAGCCCGGCGACCTCGACGCCCGGCTCGAAGCCGCCATCCTCGAGTTGCTCTCGAAGCGCGACCGCGGCGCCACCATCTGCCCGAGCGAGGCGGCCCGCGCCGTCGAGCCCGACGACTGGAAGCCGCTCATGGAGCGAACCCGCCGCGCCGCCCGGCGCCTCGTCCGCCAGCGCAAGCTCTCCATCACCAAGGGCGGCAAGATCGTCGACCCCGACGATGCCCGCGGGCCGATCCGGCTGCGGCTCGCGAGCTAG